Proteins co-encoded in one Chionomys nivalis chromosome 6, mChiNiv1.1, whole genome shotgun sequence genomic window:
- the Dr1 gene encoding protein Dr1 — MASSSGNDDDLTIPRAAINKMIKETLPNVRVANDARELVVNCCTEFIHLISSEANEICNKSEKKTISPEHVIQALESLGFGSYISEVKEVLQECKTVALKRRKASSRLENLGIPEEELLRQQQELFAKARQQQAELAQQEWLQMQQAAQQAQLAAASASASNQAGSSQDEDDDDDI, encoded by the exons ATGGCTTCCTCGTCTGGCAACGATGATGACCTCACTATCCCCAGAGCTGCTATAAATAAGATGATCAAAGAGACTCTCCCTAACGTCCGGGTGGCCAACGACGCCCGAGAGCTGGTCGTGAACTGCTGCACTGAATTCATTCACCTTATATCTTCGGAAGCCAATGAGATTTGCAACAAGTCGGAAAAGAAGACGATTTCCCCAGAGCACGTCATACAAG CACTAGAAAGTTTGGGCTTCGGCTCTTACATCAGTGAAGTTAAAGAAGTCTTACAAGAGTGCAAGACGGTGGCgctaaaaagaagaaaggccagTTCTCGCTTGGAGAACCTCGGCATTCCTGAGGAAGAGCTGCTGAGACAGCAACAGGAATTGTTTGCAAAG GCTAGACAGCAACAAGCAGAATTAGCCCAACAGGAATGGCTTCAAATGCAGCAAGCCGCCCAACAAGCCCAGCTTGCTGCAGCCTCAGCCAGCGCATCCAATCAGGCAGGGTCTTCTcaagatgaagatgatgatgatgatatctGA